A single window of Girardinichthys multiradiatus isolate DD_20200921_A chromosome 15, DD_fGirMul_XY1, whole genome shotgun sequence DNA harbors:
- the asb2a.1 gene encoding ankyrin repeat and SOCS box protein 2 isoform X4, whose protein sequence is MTVGPIMASAGISRSSSAGSSVAFEDYSLYSNLSDDELLQLAIERSLTETHRIASTDDSATAPTTTATTQTSRFQDNEPNQPNTNRYQRPKSSSQNLPAPQTSVQYSSPNPPIEKPPDLKTFNGTVSRFMTGSGKRMVAYYKTDGSLVHIAPEPEEEEEPLFRAIREGNPSKVKALAMCPGTNLMLPSKPGWLAVHQAAWFGQDSCLRMLLSAQPGMVNKRTSCGETPLLVAVSRVQQGCVQVLLENGADPEIPNYEKETPLYRACERSNGAIVAALLNHKVGVNTRCIQGWTALQETVVRGNLEICEMLLKAGAKLNLRNMYGITPLFTAAQNGQLATLRFLIKHGADVNTQADDGATALYEAAKMGHEDVVQLLLSQKGDPNKPGKTGMLPLHIAAQRGSDAIVSMLIPVTSRPRVRRTGISPLHLAAERNRDDALEMLIDAGFDVNAQLSEERMRLYEDRRSTALYFSVINNNIEAVRMLLTAGADPNLDMFKPLMVASRMGCIQIVKLLVEHDADINAAIPTHPTTFPAVYMFSMKYLPLFKYLLDHGGHALPCFDCVYGNRPHPPLKTGQSNWNDDSDRILTEAPLRRGVQFCEMISVATISRWVGPIVDVLLDYVGHVTLCSRLMEHLDSYSGWSNIKEKAAHLIQTVA, encoded by the exons ATG ACAGTTGGACCTATTATGGCGTCAGCCGGCATCTCTCGCTCTagttctgcaggttcttctgTGGCCTTTGAGGATTATTCTCTCTACAGTAATCTGAGTGATGACGAACTGCTGCAACTCGCCATTGAGCGCAGTCTGACGGAAACACACCGCATCGCCTCCACAGACGACAGCGCCACTGCTCCAACCACCACCGCCACCACACAGACTTCACGTTTCCAGGACAACGAGCCGAACCAGCCAAACACCAACAGATACCAACGTCCAAAATCCAGCAGCCAAAATCTACCTGCGCCCCAGACGAGTGTTCAGTACAGTTCTCCAAACCCTCCCATTGAGAAGCCTCCTGACCT AAAGACGTTTAATGGAACAGTGAGTCGGTTCATGACGGGTTCTGGGAAGAGGATGGTGGCATACTACAAAACAGACGgcagtttggtccacattgctcCAGAACCTGAAGA GGAGGAGGAACCTCTGTTCCGGGCGATCCGTGAAGGTAACCCTAGCAAAGTGAAAGCCTTGGCGATGTGTCCGGGAACCAACTTGATGCTGCCAAGTAAACCGGGCTGGCTGGCGGTTCATCAAGCTGCTTGGTTTGGACAGGACTCCTGTCTGCGGATGCTGCTTTCAG CTCAACCAGGAATGGTCAACAAGAGGACATCTTGTGGCGAGACGCCACTGCTGGTCGCCGTTAGCAGAGTGCAGCAGGGATGCGTTCAAGTGCTGCTAGAAAATGGAGCTGACCCTGAAATCCCGAACTATGAAAAAGAGACACCGCTGTACAGAG cCTGTGAAAGGAGCAATGGTGCGATTGTTGCGGCACTGCTGAACCACAAAGTGGGCGTAAACACCCGGTGCATTCAAGGCTGGACCGCTCTACAGGAAACCGTGGTTCGAGGCAATCTGGAAATCTGTGAGATGCTGCTGAAGGCCGGAGCCAAACTCAACCTCCGCAACATGTACGGCATCACCCCGCTTTTCACCGCCGCTCAGAATGGGCAGCTGGCCACGCTGCGTTTTCTCATCAAACATG GTGCAGACGTCAACACTCAGGCTGATGATGGAGCCACAGCACTTTATGAAGCTGCTAAAATGGGACATGAAGACGTCGTGCAGCTGCTTCTGTCTCAGAAAGGTGATCCCAACAAGCCTGGAAAAACGGGAATGTTGCCGCTTCATATAGCTGCGCAGAGAGGAAGTGATGC catcGTCTCGATGTTGATCCCAGTCACCAGTAGACCCCGAGTCCGGCGGACTGGGATCAGCCCACTGCACCTGGCGGCAGAGCGTAACCGTGACGATGCTTTGGAGATGCTGATTGATGCGGGCTTTGACGTCAATGCTCAGCTGTCAGAGGAAAGAATGAGGCTGTACGAGGACCGCCGCAGCACCGCACTCTACTTCTCCGTCATCAACAACAACATCGAGGCCGTTCGCATGCTGCTGACCGCCGGCGCCGACCCAAACCTGGACATGTTCAAACCGCTGATGGTAGCTTCAAGGATGGGCTGCATTCAGATAGTCAAGCTGTTGGTGGAGCACGATGCCGACATCAATGCAGCCATCCCCACCCATCCCACCACCTTCCCGGCAGTCTACATGTTCTCCATGAAGTACCTTCCCCTCTTTAAGTACCTGCTTGACCACGGAGGCCACGCTCTGCCCTGCTTCGACTGCGTGTACGGGAACCGGCCTCATCCACCTCTAAAAACCGGTCAATCAAACTGGAATGATGACTCGGATCGAATTCTGACAGAGGCACCGCTGAGGAGGGGCGTTCAG TTCTGTGAGATGATCTCTGTTGCAACCATCTCTCGGTGGGTGGGGCCGATCGTTGATGTCCTGTTGGACTACGTTGGTCATGTGACTCTCTGCTCCAGACTGATGGAACACCTGGACAGTTACTCTGGGTGGAGCAACATCAAGGAGAAAGCAG cacacctgattcaaacaGTTGCATGA
- the asb2a.1 gene encoding ankyrin repeat and SOCS box protein 2 isoform X1 produces MTVGPIMASAGISRSSSAGSSVAFEDYSLYSNLSDDELLQLAIERSLTETHRIASTDDSATAPTTTATTQTSRFQDNEPNQPNTNRYQRPKSSSQNLPAPQTSVQYSSPNPPIEKPPDLKTFNGTVSRFMTGSGKRMVAYYKTDGSLVHIAPEPEEEEEPLFRAIREGNPSKVKALAMCPGTNLMLPSKPGWLAVHQAAWFGQDSCLRMLLSAQPGMVNKRTSCGETPLLVAVSRVQQGCVQVLLENGADPEIPNYEKETPLYRACERSNGAIVAALLNHKVGVNTRCIQGWTALQETVVRGNLEICEMLLKAGAKLNLRNMYGITPLFTAAQNGQLATLRFLIKHGADVNTQADDGATALYEAAKMGHEDVVQLLLSQKGDPNKPGKTGMLPLHIAAQRGSDAIVSMLIPVTSRPRVRRTGISPLHLAAERNRDDALEMLIDAGFDVNAQLSEERMRLYEDRRSTALYFSVINNNIEAVRMLLTAGADPNLDMFKPLMVASRMGCIQIVKLLVEHDADINAAIPTHPTTFPAVYMFSMKYLPLFKYLLDHGGHALPCFDCVYGNRPHPPLKTGQSNWNDDSDRILTEAPLRRGVQFCEMISVATISRWVGPIVDVLLDYVGHVTLCSRLMEHLDSYSGWSNIKEKAAPPRPLMQLCRLQILQLVGRRKLKKLPLPGGLIRFLKHQELSVDDES; encoded by the exons ATG ACAGTTGGACCTATTATGGCGTCAGCCGGCATCTCTCGCTCTagttctgcaggttcttctgTGGCCTTTGAGGATTATTCTCTCTACAGTAATCTGAGTGATGACGAACTGCTGCAACTCGCCATTGAGCGCAGTCTGACGGAAACACACCGCATCGCCTCCACAGACGACAGCGCCACTGCTCCAACCACCACCGCCACCACACAGACTTCACGTTTCCAGGACAACGAGCCGAACCAGCCAAACACCAACAGATACCAACGTCCAAAATCCAGCAGCCAAAATCTACCTGCGCCCCAGACGAGTGTTCAGTACAGTTCTCCAAACCCTCCCATTGAGAAGCCTCCTGACCT AAAGACGTTTAATGGAACAGTGAGTCGGTTCATGACGGGTTCTGGGAAGAGGATGGTGGCATACTACAAAACAGACGgcagtttggtccacattgctcCAGAACCTGAAGA GGAGGAGGAACCTCTGTTCCGGGCGATCCGTGAAGGTAACCCTAGCAAAGTGAAAGCCTTGGCGATGTGTCCGGGAACCAACTTGATGCTGCCAAGTAAACCGGGCTGGCTGGCGGTTCATCAAGCTGCTTGGTTTGGACAGGACTCCTGTCTGCGGATGCTGCTTTCAG CTCAACCAGGAATGGTCAACAAGAGGACATCTTGTGGCGAGACGCCACTGCTGGTCGCCGTTAGCAGAGTGCAGCAGGGATGCGTTCAAGTGCTGCTAGAAAATGGAGCTGACCCTGAAATCCCGAACTATGAAAAAGAGACACCGCTGTACAGAG cCTGTGAAAGGAGCAATGGTGCGATTGTTGCGGCACTGCTGAACCACAAAGTGGGCGTAAACACCCGGTGCATTCAAGGCTGGACCGCTCTACAGGAAACCGTGGTTCGAGGCAATCTGGAAATCTGTGAGATGCTGCTGAAGGCCGGAGCCAAACTCAACCTCCGCAACATGTACGGCATCACCCCGCTTTTCACCGCCGCTCAGAATGGGCAGCTGGCCACGCTGCGTTTTCTCATCAAACATG GTGCAGACGTCAACACTCAGGCTGATGATGGAGCCACAGCACTTTATGAAGCTGCTAAAATGGGACATGAAGACGTCGTGCAGCTGCTTCTGTCTCAGAAAGGTGATCCCAACAAGCCTGGAAAAACGGGAATGTTGCCGCTTCATATAGCTGCGCAGAGAGGAAGTGATGC catcGTCTCGATGTTGATCCCAGTCACCAGTAGACCCCGAGTCCGGCGGACTGGGATCAGCCCACTGCACCTGGCGGCAGAGCGTAACCGTGACGATGCTTTGGAGATGCTGATTGATGCGGGCTTTGACGTCAATGCTCAGCTGTCAGAGGAAAGAATGAGGCTGTACGAGGACCGCCGCAGCACCGCACTCTACTTCTCCGTCATCAACAACAACATCGAGGCCGTTCGCATGCTGCTGACCGCCGGCGCCGACCCAAACCTGGACATGTTCAAACCGCTGATGGTAGCTTCAAGGATGGGCTGCATTCAGATAGTCAAGCTGTTGGTGGAGCACGATGCCGACATCAATGCAGCCATCCCCACCCATCCCACCACCTTCCCGGCAGTCTACATGTTCTCCATGAAGTACCTTCCCCTCTTTAAGTACCTGCTTGACCACGGAGGCCACGCTCTGCCCTGCTTCGACTGCGTGTACGGGAACCGGCCTCATCCACCTCTAAAAACCGGTCAATCAAACTGGAATGATGACTCGGATCGAATTCTGACAGAGGCACCGCTGAGGAGGGGCGTTCAG TTCTGTGAGATGATCTCTGTTGCAACCATCTCTCGGTGGGTGGGGCCGATCGTTGATGTCCTGTTGGACTACGTTGGTCATGTGACTCTCTGCTCCAGACTGATGGAACACCTGGACAGTTACTCTGGGTGGAGCAACATCAAGGAGAAAGCAG CTCCACCACGGCCACTGATGCAGCTCTGCAGGCTGCAGATTCTGCAGCTTGTTGGACGtagaaagctgaagaagctGCCACTTCCTGGAGGTCTGATCCGTTTCCTGAAACACCAGGAGTTGTCTGTGGATGATGAAAGCTGA
- the asb2a.1 gene encoding ankyrin repeat and SOCS box protein 2 isoform X3 → MTVGPIMASAGISRSSSAGSSVAFEDYSLYSNLSDDELLQLAIERSLTETHRIASTDDSATAPTTTATTQTSRFQDNEPNQPNTNRYQRPKSSSQNLPAPQTSVQYSSPNPPIEKPPDLEEEPLFRAIREGNPSKVKALAMCPGTNLMLPSKPGWLAVHQAAWFGQDSCLRMLLSAQPGMVNKRTSCGETPLLVAVSRVQQGCVQVLLENGADPEIPNYEKETPLYRACERSNGAIVAALLNHKVGVNTRCIQGWTALQETVVRGNLEICEMLLKAGAKLNLRNMYGITPLFTAAQNGQLATLRFLIKHGADVNTQADDGATALYEAAKMGHEDVVQLLLSQKGDPNKPGKTGMLPLHIAAQRGSDAIVSMLIPVTSRPRVRRTGISPLHLAAERNRDDALEMLIDAGFDVNAQLSEERMRLYEDRRSTALYFSVINNNIEAVRMLLTAGADPNLDMFKPLMVASRMGCIQIVKLLVEHDADINAAIPTHPTTFPAVYMFSMKYLPLFKYLLDHGGHALPCFDCVYGNRPHPPLKTGQSNWNDDSDRILTEAPLRRGVQFCEMISVATISRWVGPIVDVLLDYVGHVTLCSRLMEHLDSYSGWSNIKEKAAPPRPLMQLCRLQILQLVGRRKLKKLPLPGGLIRFLKHQELSVDDES, encoded by the exons ATG ACAGTTGGACCTATTATGGCGTCAGCCGGCATCTCTCGCTCTagttctgcaggttcttctgTGGCCTTTGAGGATTATTCTCTCTACAGTAATCTGAGTGATGACGAACTGCTGCAACTCGCCATTGAGCGCAGTCTGACGGAAACACACCGCATCGCCTCCACAGACGACAGCGCCACTGCTCCAACCACCACCGCCACCACACAGACTTCACGTTTCCAGGACAACGAGCCGAACCAGCCAAACACCAACAGATACCAACGTCCAAAATCCAGCAGCCAAAATCTACCTGCGCCCCAGACGAGTGTTCAGTACAGTTCTCCAAACCCTCCCATTGAGAAGCCTCCTGACCT GGAGGAGGAACCTCTGTTCCGGGCGATCCGTGAAGGTAACCCTAGCAAAGTGAAAGCCTTGGCGATGTGTCCGGGAACCAACTTGATGCTGCCAAGTAAACCGGGCTGGCTGGCGGTTCATCAAGCTGCTTGGTTTGGACAGGACTCCTGTCTGCGGATGCTGCTTTCAG CTCAACCAGGAATGGTCAACAAGAGGACATCTTGTGGCGAGACGCCACTGCTGGTCGCCGTTAGCAGAGTGCAGCAGGGATGCGTTCAAGTGCTGCTAGAAAATGGAGCTGACCCTGAAATCCCGAACTATGAAAAAGAGACACCGCTGTACAGAG cCTGTGAAAGGAGCAATGGTGCGATTGTTGCGGCACTGCTGAACCACAAAGTGGGCGTAAACACCCGGTGCATTCAAGGCTGGACCGCTCTACAGGAAACCGTGGTTCGAGGCAATCTGGAAATCTGTGAGATGCTGCTGAAGGCCGGAGCCAAACTCAACCTCCGCAACATGTACGGCATCACCCCGCTTTTCACCGCCGCTCAGAATGGGCAGCTGGCCACGCTGCGTTTTCTCATCAAACATG GTGCAGACGTCAACACTCAGGCTGATGATGGAGCCACAGCACTTTATGAAGCTGCTAAAATGGGACATGAAGACGTCGTGCAGCTGCTTCTGTCTCAGAAAGGTGATCCCAACAAGCCTGGAAAAACGGGAATGTTGCCGCTTCATATAGCTGCGCAGAGAGGAAGTGATGC catcGTCTCGATGTTGATCCCAGTCACCAGTAGACCCCGAGTCCGGCGGACTGGGATCAGCCCACTGCACCTGGCGGCAGAGCGTAACCGTGACGATGCTTTGGAGATGCTGATTGATGCGGGCTTTGACGTCAATGCTCAGCTGTCAGAGGAAAGAATGAGGCTGTACGAGGACCGCCGCAGCACCGCACTCTACTTCTCCGTCATCAACAACAACATCGAGGCCGTTCGCATGCTGCTGACCGCCGGCGCCGACCCAAACCTGGACATGTTCAAACCGCTGATGGTAGCTTCAAGGATGGGCTGCATTCAGATAGTCAAGCTGTTGGTGGAGCACGATGCCGACATCAATGCAGCCATCCCCACCCATCCCACCACCTTCCCGGCAGTCTACATGTTCTCCATGAAGTACCTTCCCCTCTTTAAGTACCTGCTTGACCACGGAGGCCACGCTCTGCCCTGCTTCGACTGCGTGTACGGGAACCGGCCTCATCCACCTCTAAAAACCGGTCAATCAAACTGGAATGATGACTCGGATCGAATTCTGACAGAGGCACCGCTGAGGAGGGGCGTTCAG TTCTGTGAGATGATCTCTGTTGCAACCATCTCTCGGTGGGTGGGGCCGATCGTTGATGTCCTGTTGGACTACGTTGGTCATGTGACTCTCTGCTCCAGACTGATGGAACACCTGGACAGTTACTCTGGGTGGAGCAACATCAAGGAGAAAGCAG CTCCACCACGGCCACTGATGCAGCTCTGCAGGCTGCAGATTCTGCAGCTTGTTGGACGtagaaagctgaagaagctGCCACTTCCTGGAGGTCTGATCCGTTTCCTGAAACACCAGGAGTTGTCTGTGGATGATGAAAGCTGA
- the asb2a.1 gene encoding ankyrin repeat and SOCS box protein 2 isoform X2, with protein MASAGISRSSSAGSSVAFEDYSLYSNLSDDELLQLAIERSLTETHRIASTDDSATAPTTTATTQTSRFQDNEPNQPNTNRYQRPKSSSQNLPAPQTSVQYSSPNPPIEKPPDLKTFNGTVSRFMTGSGKRMVAYYKTDGSLVHIAPEPEEEEEPLFRAIREGNPSKVKALAMCPGTNLMLPSKPGWLAVHQAAWFGQDSCLRMLLSAQPGMVNKRTSCGETPLLVAVSRVQQGCVQVLLENGADPEIPNYEKETPLYRACERSNGAIVAALLNHKVGVNTRCIQGWTALQETVVRGNLEICEMLLKAGAKLNLRNMYGITPLFTAAQNGQLATLRFLIKHGADVNTQADDGATALYEAAKMGHEDVVQLLLSQKGDPNKPGKTGMLPLHIAAQRGSDAIVSMLIPVTSRPRVRRTGISPLHLAAERNRDDALEMLIDAGFDVNAQLSEERMRLYEDRRSTALYFSVINNNIEAVRMLLTAGADPNLDMFKPLMVASRMGCIQIVKLLVEHDADINAAIPTHPTTFPAVYMFSMKYLPLFKYLLDHGGHALPCFDCVYGNRPHPPLKTGQSNWNDDSDRILTEAPLRRGVQFCEMISVATISRWVGPIVDVLLDYVGHVTLCSRLMEHLDSYSGWSNIKEKAAPPRPLMQLCRLQILQLVGRRKLKKLPLPGGLIRFLKHQELSVDDES; from the exons ATGGCGTCAGCCGGCATCTCTCGCTCTagttctgcaggttcttctgTGGCCTTTGAGGATTATTCTCTCTACAGTAATCTGAGTGATGACGAACTGCTGCAACTCGCCATTGAGCGCAGTCTGACGGAAACACACCGCATCGCCTCCACAGACGACAGCGCCACTGCTCCAACCACCACCGCCACCACACAGACTTCACGTTTCCAGGACAACGAGCCGAACCAGCCAAACACCAACAGATACCAACGTCCAAAATCCAGCAGCCAAAATCTACCTGCGCCCCAGACGAGTGTTCAGTACAGTTCTCCAAACCCTCCCATTGAGAAGCCTCCTGACCT AAAGACGTTTAATGGAACAGTGAGTCGGTTCATGACGGGTTCTGGGAAGAGGATGGTGGCATACTACAAAACAGACGgcagtttggtccacattgctcCAGAACCTGAAGA GGAGGAGGAACCTCTGTTCCGGGCGATCCGTGAAGGTAACCCTAGCAAAGTGAAAGCCTTGGCGATGTGTCCGGGAACCAACTTGATGCTGCCAAGTAAACCGGGCTGGCTGGCGGTTCATCAAGCTGCTTGGTTTGGACAGGACTCCTGTCTGCGGATGCTGCTTTCAG CTCAACCAGGAATGGTCAACAAGAGGACATCTTGTGGCGAGACGCCACTGCTGGTCGCCGTTAGCAGAGTGCAGCAGGGATGCGTTCAAGTGCTGCTAGAAAATGGAGCTGACCCTGAAATCCCGAACTATGAAAAAGAGACACCGCTGTACAGAG cCTGTGAAAGGAGCAATGGTGCGATTGTTGCGGCACTGCTGAACCACAAAGTGGGCGTAAACACCCGGTGCATTCAAGGCTGGACCGCTCTACAGGAAACCGTGGTTCGAGGCAATCTGGAAATCTGTGAGATGCTGCTGAAGGCCGGAGCCAAACTCAACCTCCGCAACATGTACGGCATCACCCCGCTTTTCACCGCCGCTCAGAATGGGCAGCTGGCCACGCTGCGTTTTCTCATCAAACATG GTGCAGACGTCAACACTCAGGCTGATGATGGAGCCACAGCACTTTATGAAGCTGCTAAAATGGGACATGAAGACGTCGTGCAGCTGCTTCTGTCTCAGAAAGGTGATCCCAACAAGCCTGGAAAAACGGGAATGTTGCCGCTTCATATAGCTGCGCAGAGAGGAAGTGATGC catcGTCTCGATGTTGATCCCAGTCACCAGTAGACCCCGAGTCCGGCGGACTGGGATCAGCCCACTGCACCTGGCGGCAGAGCGTAACCGTGACGATGCTTTGGAGATGCTGATTGATGCGGGCTTTGACGTCAATGCTCAGCTGTCAGAGGAAAGAATGAGGCTGTACGAGGACCGCCGCAGCACCGCACTCTACTTCTCCGTCATCAACAACAACATCGAGGCCGTTCGCATGCTGCTGACCGCCGGCGCCGACCCAAACCTGGACATGTTCAAACCGCTGATGGTAGCTTCAAGGATGGGCTGCATTCAGATAGTCAAGCTGTTGGTGGAGCACGATGCCGACATCAATGCAGCCATCCCCACCCATCCCACCACCTTCCCGGCAGTCTACATGTTCTCCATGAAGTACCTTCCCCTCTTTAAGTACCTGCTTGACCACGGAGGCCACGCTCTGCCCTGCTTCGACTGCGTGTACGGGAACCGGCCTCATCCACCTCTAAAAACCGGTCAATCAAACTGGAATGATGACTCGGATCGAATTCTGACAGAGGCACCGCTGAGGAGGGGCGTTCAG TTCTGTGAGATGATCTCTGTTGCAACCATCTCTCGGTGGGTGGGGCCGATCGTTGATGTCCTGTTGGACTACGTTGGTCATGTGACTCTCTGCTCCAGACTGATGGAACACCTGGACAGTTACTCTGGGTGGAGCAACATCAAGGAGAAAGCAG CTCCACCACGGCCACTGATGCAGCTCTGCAGGCTGCAGATTCTGCAGCTTGTTGGACGtagaaagctgaagaagctGCCACTTCCTGGAGGTCTGATCCGTTTCCTGAAACACCAGGAGTTGTCTGTGGATGATGAAAGCTGA
- the asb2a.1 gene encoding ankyrin repeat and SOCS box protein 2 isoform X5 codes for MKKVYREEEPLFRAIREGNPSKVKALAMCPGTNLMLPSKPGWLAVHQAAWFGQDSCLRMLLSAQPGMVNKRTSCGETPLLVAVSRVQQGCVQVLLENGADPEIPNYEKETPLYRACERSNGAIVAALLNHKVGVNTRCIQGWTALQETVVRGNLEICEMLLKAGAKLNLRNMYGITPLFTAAQNGQLATLRFLIKHGADVNTQADDGATALYEAAKMGHEDVVQLLLSQKGDPNKPGKTGMLPLHIAAQRGSDAIVSMLIPVTSRPRVRRTGISPLHLAAERNRDDALEMLIDAGFDVNAQLSEERMRLYEDRRSTALYFSVINNNIEAVRMLLTAGADPNLDMFKPLMVASRMGCIQIVKLLVEHDADINAAIPTHPTTFPAVYMFSMKYLPLFKYLLDHGGHALPCFDCVYGNRPHPPLKTGQSNWNDDSDRILTEAPLRRGVQFCEMISVATISRWVGPIVDVLLDYVGHVTLCSRLMEHLDSYSGWSNIKEKAAPPRPLMQLCRLQILQLVGRRKLKKLPLPGGLIRFLKHQELSVDDES; via the exons ATGAAAAAGGTGTACAG GGAGGAGGAACCTCTGTTCCGGGCGATCCGTGAAGGTAACCCTAGCAAAGTGAAAGCCTTGGCGATGTGTCCGGGAACCAACTTGATGCTGCCAAGTAAACCGGGCTGGCTGGCGGTTCATCAAGCTGCTTGGTTTGGACAGGACTCCTGTCTGCGGATGCTGCTTTCAG CTCAACCAGGAATGGTCAACAAGAGGACATCTTGTGGCGAGACGCCACTGCTGGTCGCCGTTAGCAGAGTGCAGCAGGGATGCGTTCAAGTGCTGCTAGAAAATGGAGCTGACCCTGAAATCCCGAACTATGAAAAAGAGACACCGCTGTACAGAG cCTGTGAAAGGAGCAATGGTGCGATTGTTGCGGCACTGCTGAACCACAAAGTGGGCGTAAACACCCGGTGCATTCAAGGCTGGACCGCTCTACAGGAAACCGTGGTTCGAGGCAATCTGGAAATCTGTGAGATGCTGCTGAAGGCCGGAGCCAAACTCAACCTCCGCAACATGTACGGCATCACCCCGCTTTTCACCGCCGCTCAGAATGGGCAGCTGGCCACGCTGCGTTTTCTCATCAAACATG GTGCAGACGTCAACACTCAGGCTGATGATGGAGCCACAGCACTTTATGAAGCTGCTAAAATGGGACATGAAGACGTCGTGCAGCTGCTTCTGTCTCAGAAAGGTGATCCCAACAAGCCTGGAAAAACGGGAATGTTGCCGCTTCATATAGCTGCGCAGAGAGGAAGTGATGC catcGTCTCGATGTTGATCCCAGTCACCAGTAGACCCCGAGTCCGGCGGACTGGGATCAGCCCACTGCACCTGGCGGCAGAGCGTAACCGTGACGATGCTTTGGAGATGCTGATTGATGCGGGCTTTGACGTCAATGCTCAGCTGTCAGAGGAAAGAATGAGGCTGTACGAGGACCGCCGCAGCACCGCACTCTACTTCTCCGTCATCAACAACAACATCGAGGCCGTTCGCATGCTGCTGACCGCCGGCGCCGACCCAAACCTGGACATGTTCAAACCGCTGATGGTAGCTTCAAGGATGGGCTGCATTCAGATAGTCAAGCTGTTGGTGGAGCACGATGCCGACATCAATGCAGCCATCCCCACCCATCCCACCACCTTCCCGGCAGTCTACATGTTCTCCATGAAGTACCTTCCCCTCTTTAAGTACCTGCTTGACCACGGAGGCCACGCTCTGCCCTGCTTCGACTGCGTGTACGGGAACCGGCCTCATCCACCTCTAAAAACCGGTCAATCAAACTGGAATGATGACTCGGATCGAATTCTGACAGAGGCACCGCTGAGGAGGGGCGTTCAG TTCTGTGAGATGATCTCTGTTGCAACCATCTCTCGGTGGGTGGGGCCGATCGTTGATGTCCTGTTGGACTACGTTGGTCATGTGACTCTCTGCTCCAGACTGATGGAACACCTGGACAGTTACTCTGGGTGGAGCAACATCAAGGAGAAAGCAG CTCCACCACGGCCACTGATGCAGCTCTGCAGGCTGCAGATTCTGCAGCTTGTTGGACGtagaaagctgaagaagctGCCACTTCCTGGAGGTCTGATCCGTTTCCTGAAACACCAGGAGTTGTCTGTGGATGATGAAAGCTGA
- the LOC124882462 gene encoding probable serine/threonine-protein kinase DDB_G0278845: MSLMMLGVFLLIFCPLSQIIWGACPHVVMETTYRCGPFFLLPPPPLPPPPPPPRPPRELTVRPLDAPDVSLQFPGLRNIFLTISTSAVILLMAFNVCYKVLRRERDRTRENAPNNGGNHNNNNNNAGSCRTKESASSPGFLF, from the exons ATGTCCCTGATGATGCTGGGAGTTTTCCTCCTGATCTTCTGTCCTTTATCTCAG ATCATCTGGGGGGCGTGTCCACATGTTGTCATGGAGACAACCTACAGGTGTGGTCCTTTCTTCTtgttacctcctcctcctcttcctcctcccccGCCTCCTCCTCGCCCACCCAGAGAGCTGACAG TTCGGCCTTTAGATGCTCCAGATGTGAGCCTTCAGTTCCCGGGGCTCCGGAACATCTTCCTTACGATTTCCACATCCGCTGTGATCCTCTTAATGGCCTTCAACGTCTGCTATAAAGTGCTGAGAAG AGAACGTGACCGAACCAGAGAGAATGCACCAAACAATGGAGGGaaccacaacaacaacaacaacaatgctGGGTCCTGCAGAACTAAGGAATCAGCATCATCTCCTGGTTTCCTGTTTTAA
- the LOC124882388 gene encoding cytochrome c oxidase subunit 8A, mitochondrial-like: protein MTMLSCVLRMGKSSSLTRPKELLKETKRIIYSKPPRHRIGAAQSFFVMSVFAAAMLAPAAWILHHLPEYRERAQQVPRT, encoded by the exons ATGACGATGCTAAGCTGTGTCCTGAGGATGGGAAAGTCTTCAAGTTTGACTCGTCCAAAAGAACTCCTGAAGGAGACAAAGAGGATAATCTACAGCAAACCTCCTCGACACCGGATTGGAGCTGCT CAAAGTTTCTTCGTCATGTCTGTGTTCGCTGCAGCCATGTTGGCTCCGGCTGCCTGGATCCTTCATCACCTGCCAGAATACCGAGAGAGGGCCCAGCAAGTCCCCCGGACCTGA